A genomic window from Tolypothrix sp. PCC 7910 includes:
- the ctaD gene encoding cytochrome c oxidase subunit I encodes MTQLETPKTTAVVTHHEVPQKWKWYDYFTFNIDHKVIGIQYLVTAFIFYLIGGLMAMAIRIELNTPDADFLDPNLYNAFMTNHGTLMIFMWIVPAAIGGFGNFLIPLMVGARDMAFPKLNAIAFWLNPPAGALLLGSFFFGGSQSGWTAYPPLSLITANTAQSMWILAIVLVGTSSILGALNFVVTILKMKVPSMQWTQMPLFCWAILATSVLALLSTPVLAAGLVLLLFDINFGTSFFKPDAGGNVVLYQHLFWFYSHPAVYLMILPIFGIMSEVIPVHARKPIFGYKAIAYSSLAICIIGLFVWVHHMFTSGTPPWMRMFFTISTLIVAVPTGVKIFGWVATLWGGKIRFTSAMLFAIGLLSMFVVGGLGGVTLGTAPFDIHVHDTYYVVGHFHYVLFGGSVFGIYAGIYHWFPKMTGRMMNETWGRVHFALTFVGTHLTFLPMHQLGLQGMPRRVAMYDPQFAGINHLCTIGAMILGISVIPFFLNAIWSWMNGPKASDNPWEALTLEWTTTSPPAIENWEVLPVVTHGPYDYGRSDEGKPTAQTAASV; translated from the coding sequence ATGACACAATTAGAAACTCCCAAAACTACAGCAGTCGTTACCCACCACGAAGTACCCCAAAAGTGGAAATGGTACGACTATTTCACTTTTAATATCGATCACAAAGTCATTGGCATTCAATATCTGGTAACCGCCTTTATTTTTTACCTGATTGGTGGATTAATGGCGATGGCAATCCGCATCGAATTAAATACACCAGATGCGGATTTTCTCGATCCCAACCTTTATAACGCCTTCATGACCAATCACGGCACATTGATGATTTTTATGTGGATTGTGCCGGCGGCGATTGGTGGATTTGGTAACTTCCTGATTCCCTTGATGGTGGGGGCGCGAGATATGGCGTTTCCCAAATTGAATGCGATCGCCTTTTGGTTGAATCCGCCGGCTGGGGCCTTACTGTTGGGTAGCTTCTTTTTTGGTGGTTCCCAAAGTGGCTGGACTGCTTACCCACCATTGAGTTTAATTACAGCTAACACTGCCCAATCAATGTGGATTTTAGCGATCGTATTGGTGGGTACTTCTTCAATTTTGGGGGCGTTAAATTTTGTCGTCACCATCCTAAAGATGAAAGTCCCCAGTATGCAATGGACGCAAATGCCGTTATTCTGCTGGGCAATTTTAGCAACTTCAGTTTTAGCCCTGCTATCTACCCCAGTGCTAGCAGCTGGATTAGTGCTGTTATTATTTGATATCAACTTTGGCACTTCTTTCTTTAAGCCGGATGCTGGTGGAAACGTGGTGCTTTATCAGCATTTATTTTGGTTTTATTCCCATCCCGCAGTATATTTAATGATTTTGCCCATCTTCGGCATTATGTCGGAGGTGATTCCCGTTCACGCCCGTAAACCAATATTTGGTTATAAAGCGATCGCTTATTCTAGCTTGGCAATCTGCATTATTGGTTTATTTGTTTGGGTACACCACATGTTTACTAGTGGTACACCCCCTTGGATGCGGATGTTTTTCACCATTTCCACCCTGATTGTTGCTGTTCCCACTGGCGTGAAAATTTTTGGTTGGGTAGCAACCCTGTGGGGCGGTAAAATCCGCTTTACCAGCGCCATGCTATTTGCGATTGGCTTACTGTCAATGTTTGTCGTTGGCGGACTAGGCGGCGTAACCTTGGGTACAGCGCCTTTTGATATCCACGTTCACGATACATATTATGTAGTAGGTCACTTCCACTACGTTTTATTTGGTGGTTCTGTATTCGGTATCTATGCGGGAATTTACCATTGGTTCCCCAAGATGACTGGCAGAATGATGAATGAAACTTGGGGAAGAGTACATTTTGCCCTAACTTTTGTTGGTACTCACCTCACTTTCTTACCCATGCACCAACTCGGGTTGCAAGGAATGCCGCGCCGTGTCGCCATGTATGACCCTCAGTTTGCCGGAATCAATCATCTTTGTACCATTGGCGCAATGATTCTCGGTATATCTGTAATTCCCTTCTTCCTCAACGCCATTTGGAGTTGGATGAATGGCCCCAAAGCATCAGATAACCCTTGGGAAGCGCTGACTTTAGAATGGACAACCACTTCACCCCCGGCGATTGAAAACTGGGAAGTATTACCAGTTGTGACTCACGGCCCCTACGATTATGGGCGTAGTGATGAAGGAAAACCAACAGCGCAAACTGCTGCCTCGGTTTAA
- a CDS encoding heme-copper oxidase subunit III yields MQDSTLNAPEIALGSAASHEEHQDLRVFGLLTFLISESLMFGGFFATYLILRGGAAVWPPEGTEVELLVPTINTIILVSSSFVIHLGDTAIKKNNIAGMRLWYGITALMGAIFLGGQVYEYLTLGYGLTTNVFSNCFYLMTGFHGLHVFIGLLLILGVLWRSRRAGHYSATKHTGIEMAEIYWHFVDIIWIILFTLLYILSVF; encoded by the coding sequence ATGCAGGATTCAACTTTGAACGCCCCAGAAATAGCGTTGGGTTCAGCAGCTTCCCATGAAGAACATCAAGATTTGCGGGTGTTTGGGCTGCTGACGTTTCTGATTTCTGAGTCTTTGATGTTTGGTGGTTTTTTTGCCACTTACCTAATTTTGCGCGGTGGTGCAGCAGTTTGGCCGCCGGAAGGTACAGAAGTAGAATTGCTCGTACCAACAATTAACACCATCATCCTAGTTTCTAGTAGCTTTGTGATCCACTTAGGTGATACAGCGATTAAGAAAAACAATATCGCTGGGATGCGCTTATGGTATGGCATCACAGCGCTAATGGGGGCTATTTTCCTTGGAGGTCAGGTATATGAGTATCTGACTTTGGGATATGGATTAACTACCAACGTGTTTTCTAACTGCTTCTATTTGATGACAGGTTTCCACGGTTTACACGTATTTATAGGGTTGCTGTTAATACTTGGTGTACTGTGGCGATCGCGCCGTGCCGGTCATTACTCTGCTACGAAACATACTGGCATTGAAATGGCAGAAATCTACTGGCACTTTGTAGATATCATCTGGATTATCCTATTTACGCTGTTGTATATCCTGAGCGTATTTTAG
- a CDS encoding dihydrodipicolinate synthase family protein, which produces MKNFFKKNYSSPNLYAVLVTPFKAQGELDETSLKRLVEFYIQKKVHGLAILTVLGEEAKLTPQERLRVAQVVFQQVKNRVPVVVGVSGKADVAAKFGLQMAGLGAKGLLVVPPSFSDTQQVKQHYQEVGIATQMPLVVLDYPPLTGKLSVDFIASLAAEVEQVQAIKLEEEPTPEKIWLLRNRIGDRLAIFGALGGLNCLPELQAGSHGLMTGYAYPEHLLTIMDYFHKGELLAAAQEYQRCLPFLRYEYQGGLAVRKEILRNRDIISSAKVRHCSIDELSRNRMDVHVIARKSV; this is translated from the coding sequence ATGAAAAATTTCTTTAAAAAAAATTATTCATCTCCTAATCTGTATGCGGTTCTAGTTACGCCATTTAAAGCGCAAGGTGAATTAGATGAAACTAGTTTAAAGCGATTAGTTGAGTTTTATATTCAAAAAAAAGTACATGGACTAGCGATATTGACTGTCTTAGGAGAAGAAGCTAAATTAACACCCCAAGAACGGTTGCGTGTCGCACAAGTTGTTTTCCAGCAAGTTAAAAATCGTGTCCCCGTTGTGGTGGGAGTAAGTGGAAAAGCAGATGTAGCGGCAAAATTTGGGCTACAAATGGCTGGATTAGGTGCTAAAGGGTTGTTAGTTGTACCTCCTAGCTTTTCTGATACTCAACAAGTGAAACAACACTATCAGGAAGTTGGAATTGCAACTCAAATGCCTTTAGTGGTTTTAGATTATCCTCCTTTAACAGGAAAATTATCTGTTGATTTTATTGCAAGTTTGGCGGCAGAAGTTGAGCAGGTACAGGCGATTAAATTAGAGGAAGAACCAACACCTGAGAAAATTTGGCTATTACGTAATAGAATAGGCGATCGCTTGGCTATTTTCGGTGCATTGGGTGGTTTAAATTGTCTACCAGAACTCCAAGCAGGTAGCCACGGGTTAATGACAGGTTATGCTTATCCTGAGCATTTACTAACAATAATGGATTATTTTCACAAAGGTGAATTATTAGCCGCTGCTCAAGAGTATCAGCGTTGCTTACCTTTTCTGAGATATGAATATCAAGGCGGATTAGCTGTGAGAAAAGAAATTTTACGTAATCGAGATATCATCTCTTCAGCGAAAGTTCGTCATTGCAGTATTGATGAATTATCAAGAAATAGGATGGATGTTCATGTAATTGCTAGAAAATCAGTGTAA